A window of Candidatus Vicinibacter proximus contains these coding sequences:
- a CDS encoding CHAT domain-containing protein, with protein sequence MKYLLHFLMTFCLSVTLAQPMDSMVIKQVDSLIQVSQKLTGLKQYEQALEVNVEAERLAMTAFGKESAVYGLCCFNHGRVEYYKTDYPEAEKWYLESKAILEKTGRKKNLDYANSLNNLAVLYRVMGQFEKAEPLYLEYKDIVENALGKEHPDYAWTLNNMANLYWYMGQYEKAEQLYLESKDIMKKVLGKEHPDYARSLNNLANLYMDMGQFEKAELLYLESKDIWEKSLGKEHHYIAMNLNNLAMLYRNMGQYEKAEPLYLESKGILEIVLGNEHPDYASNLNNLADLYRDMGQYEKAEPLYLESRDIWEKVLGKEHPEYGISLNSLAILYDFMGQYEKAELLYLESKDIWEKSLGKEHPDYASSLNNLATIYDIRGQYEKAELLYLESKDIREKVLGNEHPDYASSLNNLATLYQTMSLYEKAEPLYLESKGIREKALGKEHPDYAWSLNGLANLYRDLGQYEKAEPLYLESKNIWEKSLGKEHPDYAWSLNGLANLYYNMGQFEKAESLYIELSLVNKRRLEKASLHLSERELHSYLNTFSASQNKTLSFTHTTGSNPLIPTCYNNCLFYKGFLLQEVVRLRQLALSDTATTEKFNSLKGYHRRLAALYSMPVTERKGISELEEKANRAEKELAHSAKGYADANRQLKWQDVKAVLKPSEAAIEFVHFKFSFQEKSDSIMYAALLLMPEDKQPKFIRLFEEKSLDSLLNSKSERKVDYVNNLYTLADRGAVAVEAHRKSLYEILWKPLEKQLTHVNTIYFSPSGLLHRINLDAIPINETETLADRYKLIELNSTRQLVIPTTIKNVNNDAVLYGGIQYEQDSMFQSNEPLMASRSRGELSFSNVDNTLRGGSWNYLAGTEREVNSIEKIMQSNGVQTKLKKGFDATEESFKNLGSNKNPSPRILHIATHGYFFPDSKNTAQKSKDGSPSESVFKMNDHPMLRSGLIMSGGNVAWQGKPTLEGREDGVLTAYEISQMNLSNTELVVLSACETGLGDIQGNEGVYGLQRAFKIAGVKYIIMSLWQVPDKQTSLLMTTFYKKWIESKMNIPDAFHAAQKELRDNGLDPYNWAGFVLVE encoded by the coding sequence ATGAAATATCTATTGCATTTTTTAATGACCTTTTGTTTATCTGTCACTTTAGCGCAACCTATGGATTCAATGGTTATCAAACAAGTGGACAGTCTTATTCAGGTTTCACAAAAACTGACAGGGCTGAAGCAATACGAGCAAGCCCTCGAAGTGAATGTCGAAGCGGAGCGACTTGCAATGACAGCTTTCGGCAAGGAATCGGCAGTGTATGGACTTTGTTGTTTTAATCATGGAAGGGTTGAGTACTATAAAACGGATTATCCGGAAGCCGAAAAATGGTACCTTGAATCAAAAGCCATCCTTGAAAAAACGGGGAGAAAGAAAAATCTCGATTATGCCAATAGTTTGAATAACCTGGCAGTTCTTTACAGGGTCATGGGCCAATTCGAAAAAGCCGAACCGCTCTATCTGGAATACAAAGACATCGTGGAAAATGCTTTGGGCAAGGAACACCCCGATTATGCCTGGACCCTGAACAACATGGCCAATCTTTACTGGTACATGGGCCAGTACGAAAAAGCTGAACAGCTTTACCTGGAATCCAAAGACATCATGAAAAAAGTGTTGGGCAAGGAACACCCCGATTATGCCAGGAGCCTGAACAATCTGGCAAATCTTTACATGGACATGGGCCAATTCGAAAAAGCCGAACTGCTCTATTTGGAATCCAAAGATATCTGGGAAAAATCCCTGGGCAAGGAACACCACTATATTGCCATGAACCTTAACAATCTGGCCATGCTTTACCGGAACATGGGTCAATACGAAAAAGCTGAACCGCTTTACCTGGAATCCAAAGGTATTCTAGAAATAGTCTTGGGCAATGAACATCCCGATTATGCTAGTAACCTGAACAACCTGGCAGATCTTTACAGGGACATGGGCCAATACGAGAAAGCCGAACCGCTATACCTGGAATCCAGAGACATTTGGGAAAAGGTCCTGGGCAAGGAGCACCCCGAATATGGCATTAGCCTGAACAGCTTAGCCATTCTTTACGATTTTATGGGCCAATATGAAAAAGCCGAACTGCTCTATCTGGAATCCAAAGATATCTGGGAAAAATCCCTTGGAAAGGAACACCCCGATTATGCGAGTAGCCTGAACAATCTGGCAACTATTTACGATATTAGGGGCCAATACGAAAAAGCCGAGCTGCTTTACCTGGAATCCAAAGACATCAGGGAAAAAGTCCTGGGCAATGAACACCCTGATTATGCTAGTAGCCTGAACAATCTGGCAACGCTTTACCAGACCATGAGCCTATACGAAAAAGCCGAGCCGCTTTACCTGGAATCCAAAGGCATCAGGGAAAAAGCCCTGGGCAAGGAACACCCCGATTATGCCTGGAGCTTAAATGGTCTGGCAAATCTTTACAGGGATTTGGGCCAATACGAGAAAGCCGAACCGCTCTACCTGGAATCCAAAAACATCTGGGAAAAATCCCTGGGCAAGGAGCACCCCGATTATGCCTGGAGCTTGAATGGCCTGGCAAATCTTTACTATAACATGGGCCAATTCGAGAAAGCCGAATCGCTTTACATCGAACTTTCTTTAGTCAATAAACGCCGGCTCGAAAAAGCCTCGCTCCACCTATCTGAACGGGAACTCCACTCTTACCTGAATACGTTTTCGGCAAGTCAAAATAAAACCCTCTCGTTTACCCATACTACCGGCAGTAATCCATTAATCCCTACTTGCTACAACAACTGTCTGTTTTACAAAGGCTTTCTCCTACAAGAGGTTGTCCGCCTTAGGCAATTAGCCCTTTCGGATACAGCCACTACCGAAAAATTTAACAGCCTGAAAGGCTATCACCGTCGCCTCGCCGCCTTATATTCAATGCCTGTAACTGAGCGTAAAGGTATCTCTGAATTGGAAGAGAAAGCCAATAGGGCTGAGAAAGAGTTAGCTCACTCGGCTAAAGGTTATGCTGACGCCAACCGTCAGCTCAAGTGGCAGGACGTAAAGGCGGTATTAAAGCCATCAGAGGCCGCTATTGAGTTTGTTCATTTTAAGTTTAGTTTTCAAGAGAAATCAGACAGCATAATGTATGCTGCCTTGCTTCTTATGCCAGAAGACAAACAACCAAAATTTATTCGTCTTTTTGAAGAAAAGTCTCTTGACTCTTTATTGAATTCAAAATCGGAACGAAAGGTGGATTATGTAAATAATTTATACACACTTGCAGACCGGGGTGCGGTCGCAGTTGAAGCTCACAGAAAATCATTGTATGAAATTCTGTGGAAACCTCTTGAAAAACAATTGACTCATGTCAATACGATTTATTTTTCACCAAGCGGATTATTGCACAGAATTAATCTGGATGCCATTCCGATAAATGAAACGGAAACCTTAGCGGATAGATATAAACTTATCGAACTAAATAGTACTCGCCAATTGGTCATTCCCACTACAATAAAAAATGTCAACAACGATGCTGTTTTGTATGGTGGTATACAATATGAGCAAGACAGTATGTTTCAAAGCAATGAACCCCTGATGGCTTCACGATCCAGGGGGGAATTATCTTTTAGTAATGTAGATAACACGTTGAGAGGAGGTAGTTGGAATTACCTGGCGGGCACAGAACGCGAAGTGAATTCTATTGAAAAAATTATGCAATCAAACGGAGTGCAGACCAAATTGAAAAAAGGATTTGATGCCACAGAAGAATCATTTAAAAATTTAGGTTCAAATAAAAATCCATCACCAAGGATTTTACATATTGCAACACATGGTTATTTTTTCCCTGATTCAAAAAACACTGCTCAAAAATCAAAAGACGGCAGTCCATCTGAAAGCGTATTCAAAATGAATGATCATCCAATGCTTCGCTCAGGTTTGATCATGTCTGGAGGCAATGTCGCCTGGCAAGGAAAACCAACTCTGGAAGGTAGAGAAGATGGAGTCTTAACAGCTTACGAAATATCGCAAATGAATTTATCCAATACAGAATTAGTGGTCTTATCTGCATGTGAAACTGGTCTTGGAGATATTCAAGGCAACGAAGGTGTGTATGGATTACAACGTGCCTTCAAAATTGCAGGAGTCAAATATATTATCATGTCTTTGTGGCAAGTACCGGACAAACAAACATCCTTATTGATGACAACATTTTACAAAAAATGGATTGAAAGTAAAATGAACATTCCGGATGCATTTCATGCAGCGCAGAAGGAGCTGCGGGACAATGGATTGGATCCTTATAATTGGGCTGGTTTTGTATTGGTGGAGTAG
- a CDS encoding CHAT domain-containing protein yields the protein MKFYFLFSLIFMINLLSAQTVDSVVIKQVDSLLQIANDLIGKRDFDSALKVHTVAEKLALEKLGRESVAFGNCARNRGVLYLMKQDFLEAEKWLLDAKEIQEKTVGKEDPIYALCLNSLGALYFGMGNYKKAEPFYIESMAILEKVLGKEHLNYAKVLDNLANLYLQMGKYEKAEPFFIESRAIQEKLVGKEHPRYARCINQMAILYKNMNNYVKAEIFFLEGMAILEKTQGKEHPDYATTLHNLACVYADMGNFVRAENLFLESLIIKGKVMGKEHPSYAYALNNIAGIFVNMGKLEKAESLILEAKSIRQKILGKEHPDYSMSLNELAILYRTIGDYKKAELYFLEAKAINEKILGREHPDYLDCTIELARIYERQNRFLESDLLLEESGSLLQSRLVKVTSFLSELELTNYTNAFQFSTNSLNAYLLERKANKAQTGVLPNLAFDNALFYKGFLLTAASRLNSPAQATTESAEINNRLKGYRRRLAAEYAKLIAERQGVADLEEKANRAEKELARSLVGYAEAIRQVKFHEVKARLKKSEAAIEFVHFQVNFPQKTDSIMYAALVVLPELEQPKFIPLFEEKSLDSLLNSKSDRKADYVNSLYTLVDRGVVAVEASQKSLYEILWKSLEKELDGIKTIYFSPSGLLHRINLDAIPISETETLADKYNLIELNSTRQLVIPTVLKNVNNDAVLYGGIKFEQDSMLLNNEPLFASRSRGELSFSNVDTTLRGGSWTYLAGTEREVNAIEKIMQTNAIQIKLKKGYDATEESFKNIGTTHNPSPRILHIATHGYFFADPDRTISAGGRMAHDSATSEGTAKAASSKPKLEFETKESVFKISDHPMLRSGLIMAGGNVAWQGKQTLEGREDGILTAYEISQMNLSNTELVVLSACETGLGDIQGNEGVYGLQRAFKIAGAKYLIMSLWQVPDKQTSLLMTTFYKKWLEEKMSIPDAFHAAQKELRVIGLDPYQWAGFVLVE from the coding sequence ATGAAATTCTATTTTCTTTTTTCGCTTATATTCATGATAAATTTGCTGTCGGCCCAGACTGTCGATTCGGTTGTGATTAAACAGGTGGACAGTCTTCTGCAGATCGCCAATGACCTAATTGGTAAAAGGGACTTCGACTCAGCCTTAAAGGTCCATACTGTTGCTGAAAAATTAGCACTCGAAAAACTGGGACGTGAGTCAGTCGCATTTGGTAATTGTGCGAGAAATCGAGGAGTGCTTTATCTTATGAAACAAGATTTTCTTGAAGCCGAAAAATGGCTCCTTGATGCCAAAGAAATACAGGAAAAAACGGTGGGAAAGGAAGATCCTATTTACGCATTATGCTTGAATAGTCTAGGTGCCCTTTACTTTGGTATGGGCAACTACAAAAAAGCCGAACCATTCTATATTGAATCTATGGCAATCTTAGAAAAAGTTCTCGGCAAAGAGCATTTAAATTATGCCAAAGTCCTTGACAATCTGGCAAACCTTTACTTGCAAATGGGCAAATACGAAAAAGCGGAGCCATTTTTTATCGAATCTAGAGCGATACAGGAAAAGTTGGTAGGGAAAGAACATCCTCGATATGCAAGATGCATAAATCAAATGGCTATCTTATATAAGAATATGAACAACTACGTTAAAGCCGAAATATTCTTTCTCGAAGGTATGGCCATACTAGAAAAAACGCAGGGAAAAGAACATCCCGATTATGCCACAACCCTGCATAACCTCGCATGCGTTTACGCGGATATGGGCAACTTTGTAAGAGCTGAAAATCTATTTCTTGAAAGTCTGATTATTAAAGGAAAAGTTATGGGAAAGGAGCATCCATCTTATGCTTATGCCCTGAACAATATAGCGGGTATTTTTGTAAATATGGGCAAACTTGAAAAAGCTGAATCTCTAATCCTTGAAGCAAAATCCATAAGGCAGAAAATTTTGGGAAAGGAACATCCTGATTATTCCATGAGCCTAAATGAATTAGCAATCCTTTACCGTACTATTGGTGATTACAAAAAAGCGGAACTCTATTTTCTGGAAGCAAAAGCCATAAATGAAAAGATATTAGGAAGGGAGCATCCCGATTATTTAGATTGTACAATCGAATTAGCGCGAATATATGAAAGGCAAAATCGATTTTTAGAATCAGATCTTTTGCTCGAAGAATCAGGCTCTCTTTTACAGTCCAGACTCGTAAAAGTTACTTCCTTTCTATCTGAACTAGAACTTACCAATTACACGAACGCATTTCAATTTAGTACAAATAGTTTGAATGCCTATCTTTTGGAACGAAAGGCCAATAAGGCCCAGACGGGAGTATTACCCAACCTTGCATTTGATAATGCCCTTTTTTATAAAGGTTTCCTCTTGACAGCTGCTTCAAGACTAAATTCACCTGCCCAAGCAACCACTGAATCAGCAGAAATCAACAATCGCCTCAAAGGCTACCGCCGCCGCCTCGCCGCCGAATACGCCAAACTTATTGCTGAAAGGCAGGGTGTTGCCGATCTGGAAGAGAAAGCCAATAGGGCTGAAAAGGAATTAGCACGATCGTTGGTAGGTTATGCAGAAGCTATCAGGCAGGTAAAGTTTCACGAAGTGAAAGCGAGATTAAAAAAATCTGAGGCCGCTATTGAATTTGTTCATTTTCAAGTCAATTTCCCTCAAAAAACTGACAGCATCATGTATGCAGCACTCGTGGTATTACCTGAGCTGGAACAACCGAAGTTTATCCCACTCTTTGAAGAAAAATCTCTGGACTCCTTATTGAATTCCAAATCAGACCGCAAAGCTGATTACGTCAACTCATTATATACACTTGTAGATCGTGGTGTGGTCGCAGTTGAAGCCTCCCAGAAATCATTGTATGAAATATTGTGGAAGTCTCTTGAGAAAGAATTAGATGGAATTAAAACAATTTATTTTTCACCAAGCGGATTGTTGCACAGAATAAATCTCGATGCCATTCCTATTTCTGAAACAGAAACATTGGCAGATAAGTATAATCTGATCGAGCTAAACAGTACACGCCAACTGGTGATTCCCACTGTATTAAAAAATGTAAACAACGATGCTGTTTTATATGGTGGAATAAAATTTGAACAAGACAGTATGCTTTTAAATAATGAACCCCTGTTTGCTTCACGATCCAGAGGAGAATTATCTTTTAGTAATGTGGATACAACGTTGAGAGGAGGAAGTTGGACTTACCTTGCGGGCACAGAGCGCGAAGTGAATGCCATTGAAAAAATTATGCAGACAAATGCAATACAAATCAAATTAAAAAAAGGGTACGATGCGACGGAAGAATCCTTTAAAAACATAGGAACAACTCATAATCCATCACCAAGAATTTTACACATCGCAACACATGGATATTTTTTTGCTGATCCTGACCGAACGATTTCTGCCGGAGGCAGAATGGCGCACGACAGTGCGACAAGTGAGGGAACCGCGAAAGCGGCTTCCTCTAAGCCAAAGCTGGAATTTGAAACAAAAGAATCTGTATTTAAAATCTCCGATCACCCCATGCTTCGTTCCGGTTTAATTATGGCCGGAGGCAATGTTGCCTGGCAAGGCAAACAAACTTTGGAAGGAAGAGAAGATGGAATTCTCACCGCCTATGAAATATCTCAAATGAATTTGTCCAACACAGAACTTGTAGTATTATCTGCATGTGAAACAGGCTTAGGAGACATCCAAGGCAACGAAGGAGTGTATGGTTTGCAACGCGCATTTAAGATTGCCGGAGCAAAATATTTGATCATGAGTCTTTGGCAAGTTCCGGATAAACAAACGAGTTTATTAATGACGACTTTTTATAAAAAATGGTTGGAAGAAAAAATGTCGATTCCGGATGCATTTCATGCGGCGCAAAAAGAGTTACGTGTTATTGGATTGGATCCTTATCAGTGGGCAGGGTTTGTGTTGGTAGAATAG
- a CDS encoding ABC transporter ATP-binding protein gives MSSIIDAHRLVKIYDQETVPIYALNDVHLHLEQGEFTALKGPSGSGKTTLLNMIGGLDTPTSGYVEIAGKNITELSESELMDFRLNHIGFVFQSYNLIPVLTAKENIEFIMLLQGRPKAERTERAMELLELIGMSDKKDKKPMELSGGQQQRVAVARALAAKPKFILADEPTANLDSASAGKLLDIMLSMNKLLQTTFIFSTHDQRVIDRARRVITLEDGKIIADQ, from the coding sequence ATGAGTTCAATTATTGATGCCCACCGATTGGTTAAAATTTACGATCAGGAGACCGTGCCGATTTACGCACTCAACGATGTGCACTTGCATCTGGAACAAGGTGAATTTACCGCACTCAAGGGACCATCTGGTTCAGGAAAGACCACCTTGCTTAATATGATTGGTGGACTGGATACCCCAACATCCGGTTATGTGGAAATAGCAGGAAAGAATATCACCGAGTTGAGTGAAAGCGAGTTGATGGATTTTAGATTAAATCATATTGGTTTTGTTTTTCAATCCTATAACTTAATTCCTGTTTTAACAGCTAAGGAGAATATTGAATTTATTATGTTGTTGCAAGGAAGACCAAAAGCAGAAAGAACTGAGCGGGCGATGGAATTGCTTGAATTGATAGGTATGTCAGACAAAAAGGATAAAAAACCCATGGAACTTTCGGGTGGTCAGCAACAGCGTGTAGCCGTTGCCAGAGCACTTGCCGCAAAGCCTAAATTCATATTGGCAGATGAACCAACGGCGAATCTGGATTCTGCCTCTGCAGGAAAGTTACTTGACATTATGTTGAGCATGAATAAATTGTTGCAGACTACTTTTATTTTTTCCACCCACGATCAGCGCGTAATCGATCGGGCGAGAAGAGTCATTACTTTGGAAGATGGGAAAATAATTGCTGATCAATAG
- a CDS encoding CHAT domain-containing protein, whose product MSIFTNVVQSIQIFDIVNRLFVSDTPESKYKMLKPLFLSICIIISSYVQAQHVDTLSIEHSVDSFIEISGKCIRNRDFENAIKFIDVAEKVAIDNFGKNSISYGKCALIRGKMHFYKNEYMVAEKWYLEHNSILARVRGEDNMDFAWSLFVLGQLYNAMGQFEKAEQIYLKTKEIFGRIQGLHHTDYAIILNELAIMYRNMGSYEMAEPLYLESKSIREKVFGKNHPDYAWSLNNLANLYNLMGVFEKAEPFYLEALSIWEKLVGKENSTYASGMNNLASLYFHMRVYTKAEALFLEACTLRGKLLGKNTPDYAGSLSNLGSLYMEMGFYEKAEPCYQEAKAIREKIYGKDHPEYANTLGNIGILYNRMRNDKKAESYFIEAKSIWEKEVGIHHPEYATSLFNLGIFYLELDRLEIAEPLLLQANAIREKSLGIENPDVSESHRNLSKLFILQDRITEALPILEAVSGQNQNQLLKATNYLSEYELSQFIDTYQNQEDELGAYYYLCPLATNCLHAGKLAMLAYDRALFYKGFLRMAAVRLKTLSESTTESKNIYNQLRSYHRRLADEYSLPIEDRTLVAELEEKANATEKQLAIMLAGYSEANRQVKWKDVQKSIKKNEAAIEFMRFEINFPKVADSIMYCALILKENAAEPILISLFEEKSLDSLLQSKIERKADYVNGLYTIADRGAVQIQTSKQSLYELLWKPLEQHLQEIKTIYFSPSGLLHRINLDAIAVSETETLADRYKLIELNSTRQLVIPAPIIKVNNDALLYGGIQFEQDSSIQNMEPLLASRSRGEISFGTVDSTLRGGSWNFLSGTEREVNSIEQVLKNSGTQVTTMKGYDATEESLKNIGTNDSPSPRILHIATHGYFFPDAKNKNESSSNEEPVFKMSDHPMLRSGLIMAGGNAAWKGKQTLEGREDGILTAYEISQMNLSNTELIVLSACETGLGDINGNEGVFGLQRAFKIAGAKYLIMSLWQVPDKQTSLLMTTFYKKWVEDKMSIPDAFHAAQKQLRDGGLEPYYWAGFVLVE is encoded by the coding sequence TTGAGTATTTTTACCAATGTGGTGCAATCTATTCAGATTTTCGATATTGTAAATCGATTGTTTGTATCAGATACTCCTGAATCAAAATATAAGATGTTGAAACCTCTTTTTCTTTCAATCTGTATAATTATTTCAAGTTATGTTCAAGCACAACATGTTGATACATTATCAATAGAACATTCCGTGGATAGTTTCATAGAGATTTCAGGAAAGTGCATCAGAAATCGTGATTTCGAAAATGCCATTAAGTTCATCGATGTTGCCGAAAAAGTTGCAATTGACAATTTTGGAAAAAATTCAATTTCATATGGAAAGTGCGCTCTCATAAGAGGGAAAATGCATTTTTATAAAAATGAATACATGGTCGCCGAAAAATGGTATCTCGAGCATAATTCTATATTGGCTAGAGTAAGGGGAGAAGATAATATGGATTTTGCATGGAGTCTTTTTGTGTTAGGTCAATTATACAACGCCATGGGACAATTTGAGAAAGCAGAACAAATTTACCTTAAGACCAAAGAGATTTTTGGTAGAATTCAGGGACTACATCATACAGACTATGCCATAATTTTGAATGAACTCGCGATTATGTACCGAAACATGGGTTCTTATGAGATGGCAGAACCCTTGTATCTCGAATCAAAATCAATTCGTGAAAAAGTATTCGGAAAGAACCATCCGGATTATGCCTGGAGTTTAAACAATTTGGCAAACTTGTATAATTTAATGGGTGTCTTTGAAAAAGCGGAACCTTTTTATTTAGAGGCATTAAGTATTTGGGAGAAGTTGGTTGGAAAAGAAAATTCTACCTACGCTTCCGGAATGAACAACCTTGCTTCATTGTATTTTCACATGCGAGTTTATACGAAGGCAGAGGCTTTATTCTTAGAAGCCTGTACTTTACGAGGAAAACTTTTGGGTAAGAATACACCTGATTATGCGGGTAGTCTAAGCAATTTAGGTTCCTTGTATATGGAAATGGGTTTTTATGAAAAGGCGGAGCCCTGCTATCAGGAAGCTAAAGCGATTCGAGAAAAAATTTATGGTAAAGACCATCCTGAATATGCAAACACCTTAGGCAATATTGGGATTTTGTATAATAGAATGAGAAATGATAAAAAGGCTGAATCCTATTTTATAGAGGCTAAGTCCATTTGGGAAAAAGAAGTTGGCATCCATCATCCGGAATATGCAACGAGTCTATTTAATCTAGGAATATTTTATTTGGAATTGGATCGTTTGGAGATTGCTGAACCTTTGCTTTTGCAAGCCAATGCAATTCGCGAAAAATCATTGGGCATTGAAAATCCTGACGTGTCAGAAAGTCATAGAAACCTTTCCAAATTATTTATCCTGCAAGATCGAATTACAGAAGCTTTGCCAATTCTTGAGGCAGTGTCCGGGCAAAACCAAAATCAATTGTTAAAAGCCACTAACTATCTTTCTGAATATGAACTTTCTCAATTTATAGATACCTACCAGAATCAAGAAGATGAATTGGGTGCATATTATTATTTATGTCCTCTTGCAACGAATTGTCTTCACGCAGGAAAATTAGCGATGTTGGCTTATGATCGGGCATTATTTTATAAAGGGTTTTTACGAATGGCAGCGGTTAGATTAAAGACGTTGTCGGAATCCACAACCGAATCTAAAAATATTTACAACCAATTAAGAAGTTATCACCGGAGATTGGCTGATGAATATTCCCTCCCAATCGAAGATCGAACTTTGGTAGCTGAATTGGAAGAAAAGGCTAACGCCACAGAAAAGCAACTTGCAATTATGTTAGCAGGATATTCAGAGGCTAACCGACAAGTCAAATGGAAGGATGTTCAAAAATCTATAAAGAAAAATGAAGCAGCAATTGAGTTTATGCGTTTTGAAATTAACTTTCCCAAGGTAGCAGATAGTATCATGTACTGTGCATTAATTTTAAAAGAAAATGCAGCAGAGCCTATATTGATTTCATTGTTTGAAGAAAAATCACTAGACTCATTGTTGCAATCAAAAATAGAACGCAAAGCAGATTACGTAAATGGATTGTACACCATCGCTGACAGAGGAGCAGTTCAAATTCAAACATCAAAACAGTCACTGTATGAGCTACTTTGGAAACCACTTGAACAACATTTACAAGAAATCAAAACCATTTATTTTTCGCCGAGTGGTTTACTGCACAGAATTAATCTGGATGCCATAGCAGTTTCGGAAACAGAAACATTGGCAGATCGTTATAAGTTGATCGAGCTAAACAGTACCCGTCAATTGGTCATCCCAGCGCCAATCATTAAAGTAAACAACGATGCACTCTTGTACGGAGGAATTCAATTTGAGCAAGACAGCAGCATTCAAAATATGGAGCCTCTGCTTGCTTCACGGTCCAGAGGAGAAATTTCATTTGGTACAGTTGATTCCACCTTAAGAGGTGGAAGTTGGAATTTTTTATCAGGCACTGAGAGAGAGGTGAATTCGATTGAGCAAGTTCTGAAGAATTCAGGCACTCAAGTCACTACAATGAAGGGTTATGATGCAACAGAGGAGTCCCTGAAAAATATTGGAACTAATGATTCACCTTCGCCAAGAATCCTGCACATTGCTACACACGGATACTTCTTTCCTGATGCAAAAAATAAAAATGAATCTTCATCAAATGAAGAACCAGTTTTTAAAATGTCTGATCATCCTATGCTGCGCTCCGGATTAATCATGGCCGGAGGCAATGCTGCCTGGAAGGGAAAGCAAACATTGGAAGGTAGAGAAGATGGAATACTCACTGCTTATGAGATTTCACAAATGAATTTGTCCAACACGGAATTAATAGTATTGTCTGCATGCGAGACAGGCTTGGGTGATATAAACGGCAACGAAGGTGTGTTTGGCCTTCAGCGTGCATTTAAAATTGCAGGAGCCAAGTATTTAATCATGTCTTTGTGGCAAGTACCTGATAAGCAAACTTCTTTATTGATGACTACTTTTTATAAGAAATGGGTGGAGGATAAAATGTCGATTCCGGATGCATTTCATGCTGCGCAAAAGCAGTTGCGTGATGGAGGACTGGAACCTTATTATTGGGCGGGGTTTGTACTGGTTGAATAA